One window from the genome of Paraclostridium sordellii encodes:
- the dnaJ gene encoding molecular chaperone DnaJ, whose product MAKRDYYEVLGVDKGADAQALKKAYRKLAMKYHPDRNPDDKEAEAKFKEVNEAYEVLSDDTKRANYDQFGHEGVNGGFGGGQGGFGGFGGFSGGAGGFEDIFGDIFGDMFGGGFGGGRPRRRGPERGSDIKQTVTITFEEAAFGVKKSVKINRTEECEECHGTGAKPGTSKKTCPTCNGEGEIRTAQRTPFGNIMSSKTCPTCNGEGEVFESPCEKCHGTGKIRKTKTIEVDIPAGIDDGQIIKLSGQGDLGSKGGPRGDLYIVVSVKPHQFFTRDGYDVYFELPITFVQAALGDEIEVPTLDGKVMYTVPAGTQTGTVFRLRDKGIPKMRGNSRGDQYVKVVVEVPKKLNDKQKDILKQFAESCGDEVHEKKKTFGQKLEDFFKGK is encoded by the coding sequence GTGGCTAAAAGAGACTATTATGAGGTGCTAGGCGTTGATAAAGGAGCTGATGCACAAGCATTAAAAAAAGCATACAGAAAACTTGCAATGAAATATCATCCAGATAGAAACCCAGATGATAAAGAAGCTGAAGCAAAGTTTAAAGAAGTAAATGAAGCATATGAAGTATTATCAGATGATACAAAGAGAGCTAATTACGATCAGTTCGGACATGAAGGAGTAAATGGCGGATTTGGCGGAGGCCAAGGAGGCTTTGGTGGATTCGGAGGATTCAGCGGTGGAGCTGGAGGATTTGAAGACATATTTGGAGATATATTCGGAGATATGTTTGGAGGAGGCTTCGGTGGTGGTAGACCTAGAAGAAGAGGCCCAGAACGTGGATCTGATATAAAACAAACTGTTACTATAACATTTGAAGAAGCGGCATTTGGAGTTAAAAAGTCAGTTAAGATAAATAGAACTGAAGAATGTGAAGAATGTCATGGAACAGGAGCTAAACCGGGAACTTCTAAGAAAACTTGTCCAACATGTAATGGAGAAGGAGAAATTAGAACGGCTCAAAGAACTCCATTTGGGAATATAATGAGTTCAAAAACTTGTCCAACATGTAATGGAGAGGGAGAAGTTTTTGAATCACCATGTGAAAAATGTCATGGAACAGGTAAAATAAGAAAAACTAAAACTATAGAAGTTGATATACCAGCAGGTATAGATGATGGACAAATAATAAAATTAAGTGGTCAAGGTGATTTAGGTTCTAAAGGTGGACCAAGAGGAGATTTATACATTGTAGTTAGTGTAAAACCTCACCAATTCTTTACAAGAGATGGATATGATGTTTACTTTGAATTACCTATAACATTTGTTCAAGCAGCACTTGGAGATGAAATAGAAGTTCCTACATTAGATGGTAAAGTAATGTATACTGTACCTGCAGGAACTCAAACAGGAACTGTATTTAGATTAAGAGATAAAGGTATACCAAAAATGAGAGGAAACTCTAGAGGTGACCAATATGTTAAAGTTGTAGTTGAAGTTCCTAAAAAATTAAACGATAAACAAAAAGATATCTTAAAACAATTTGCTGAATCTTGTGGAGATGAGGTTCATGAAAAGAAAAAAACTTTTGGGCAAAAATTAGAAGATTTCTTTAAAGGAAAATAG
- a CDS encoding YjjG family noncanonical pyrimidine nucleotidase — MKQYKYLIFDLDDTLLDFQDNERNSLKVIFEKYNIPFEEKSINEYKAINRSFWSQIEQGTIKKEEALTKRFEEFFALYGYNVQGEVIEKEYQNCLNKGHKTIPKAMETLMDLRIRGYKIFAGTNGVGKTQNQRLKDSKLIDFFDDVFISEEMGVEKPNSKFFEIIFNKYDFMKKDETLMIGDSLASDIKGANNFGIDSMWFNSLNKECGEIKPTYEIHELSEVLEVLNKEAVAAV; from the coding sequence ATGAAACAGTATAAATATTTAATATTCGATCTAGATGATACTTTATTAGACTTTCAAGATAATGAGAGAAATTCTTTAAAAGTAATTTTTGAAAAATATAATATTCCTTTTGAGGAAAAATCAATTAATGAGTATAAGGCTATCAATAGGAGTTTTTGGAGTCAAATAGAACAAGGTACTATAAAAAAAGAAGAGGCTCTAACTAAAAGATTTGAGGAATTTTTTGCTTTATATGGATACAATGTACAAGGTGAAGTAATTGAAAAGGAATATCAAAATTGTTTAAATAAAGGACATAAGACTATTCCTAAGGCTATGGAAACTTTAATGGATTTAAGAATTAGAGGTTATAAAATATTTGCAGGAACTAATGGAGTAGGCAAAACACAAAACCAAAGACTTAAAGATTCAAAGTTAATAGATTTTTTTGATGATGTATTTATTTCTGAAGAAATGGGAGTTGAGAAACCTAATTCAAAATTTTTTGAAATCATATTTAATAAATATGATTTCATGAAAAAAGATGAAACTCTTATGATAGGTGATAGCTTAGCTTCTGATATTAAAGGTGCTAATAATTTTGGAATAGACTCTATGTGGTTTAACTCTTTAAATAAAGAATGTGGAGAAATTAAACCAACTTACGAAATACATGAGTTATCTGAAGTATTAGAAGTTTTAAATAAAGAAGCAGTTGCGGCTGTTTAA
- a CDS encoding M20/M25/M40 family metallo-hydrolase, protein MLSRERLVNNFIDMVKVDSPSNKEIEMSKWLVNYLTERGIEVKVDDAGEKFGGNSGNIIAYIKGEDSENPICFAAHMDQVAPCLGVKPVVKGNIIETDKTTTLGADDKAGIAAILEALECVMEDKIPHRDIYLLFTVCEEAGMLGAKNFNPENLPCKDVVILDAGGATGVIAYKAPAQENIKVTFYGKKAHAGIEPEKGINAIVAASNAISNMHIGRIDEMTTSNIGRIEGGGATNIVTDEVSFTAEIRSHIPNRLEEEINHMKICCEEAAKNMNTTCDFKHTNAYPSFELSLDSDVFKLVEEATKKIGIEPKPMVIGGGSDANIMANLGYQSAIISLGMYDVHTVNEYVNIDELYDATKIVYNIMAL, encoded by the coding sequence ATGTTATCTAGAGAAAGATTAGTAAATAATTTTATAGATATGGTTAAGGTGGATAGTCCATCTAATAAAGAGATTGAGATGTCTAAATGGTTAGTAAATTATTTAACTGAAAGGGGTATTGAAGTTAAAGTTGATGATGCTGGGGAAAAGTTTGGTGGAAATTCAGGAAATATAATAGCTTATATAAAGGGAGAAGATAGTGAAAATCCAATTTGTTTTGCAGCTCATATGGATCAAGTTGCACCATGCTTAGGCGTTAAACCGGTTGTTAAGGGGAATATAATTGAAACGGATAAGACTACAACATTAGGTGCAGATGATAAAGCTGGTATTGCAGCTATTTTAGAGGCATTAGAATGTGTTATGGAAGACAAGATACCACATAGAGATATATATTTATTATTTACAGTTTGTGAAGAAGCAGGTATGTTAGGGGCTAAAAACTTCAATCCTGAAAATCTTCCTTGCAAAGATGTAGTTATATTAGATGCAGGTGGTGCAACTGGAGTAATAGCTTATAAAGCTCCAGCACAAGAAAATATAAAAGTAACTTTCTATGGGAAAAAAGCCCATGCAGGGATAGAGCCAGAAAAAGGTATAAATGCAATCGTTGCAGCATCTAATGCAATAAGTAATATGCACATAGGTAGAATAGATGAAATGACTACTTCTAATATAGGAAGAATTGAAGGTGGAGGAGCTACTAATATAGTAACAGATGAAGTTAGCTTTACTGCCGAGATAAGAAGTCATATACCTAATAGATTAGAAGAAGAAATAAATCATATGAAAATTTGTTGTGAAGAAGCAGCTAAGAATATGAACACAACTTGTGATTTTAAACATACAAATGCATATCCAAGTTTTGAACTAAGCTTAGATAGCGATGTATTTAAATTAGTTGAAGAAGCAACTAAAAAGATTGGAATAGAGCCAAAACCTATGGTAATAGGTGGAGGAAGTGATGCTAATATAATGGCCAACTTAGGATATCAAAGTGCAATAATAAGTTTAGGTATGTATGATGTACATACAGTAAATGAGTATGTAAACATAGATGAATTATATGATGCTACTAAAATAGTTTACAATATAATGGCTTTATAA
- a CDS encoding DUF2935 domain-containing protein: MINDQRYVILSLELHLFFARIMKEHSLFLESGFVTKDSKLELEADHYKREFEKLLGYAISASNGVIRDDILRSGEIVTDYTLGTEQKTQNLTGIDINQNLTVLESKLRSGNNPNVSENLINYVNQLNNNSKLLINGLISFKERLLNGVLSCNLFTGNYPLLIEHILREAKLYLSLVQDLENRVDIETKSNKETELFWDQIMMEHALFIRGLLDPSENELIDTADEFADDFEDLIKEARNMTDATINNMTDETLEKTIELKNFKQAGTEGIASCKIRSIILPLLADHVLREANHYIRILQAYKNQ, encoded by the coding sequence ATGATAAACGATCAAAGATATGTAATTTTATCACTTGAATTACACTTGTTTTTTGCACGAATAATGAAAGAGCACTCTCTTTTTTTAGAATCTGGGTTTGTAACTAAAGATTCAAAGCTTGAACTAGAAGCAGATCATTATAAAAGAGAATTTGAAAAGCTATTAGGATATGCAATCAGTGCTAGTAATGGAGTTATAAGAGATGATATTTTGAGATCAGGAGAAATTGTAACTGACTATACATTGGGAACTGAGCAAAAGACTCAGAATTTAACAGGAATAGATATAAATCAAAATTTAACAGTGCTAGAATCTAAGTTACGTAGTGGAAATAATCCAAATGTTAGTGAAAATTTAATAAATTATGTAAATCAACTTAATAATAACTCTAAACTGCTTATAAATGGACTTATTAGTTTTAAAGAAAGATTATTAAATGGAGTCCTATCCTGTAATTTGTTTACAGGGAATTATCCCCTTCTGATTGAGCATATACTTAGAGAGGCAAAATTATATTTATCATTAGTACAGGATCTTGAAAATAGGGTTGATATTGAAACTAAAAGCAATAAAGAAACAGAATTATTTTGGGATCAAATTATGATGGAACATGCATTATTTATTAGAGGATTATTAGACCCTTCTGAAAATGAATTAATTGACACAGCTGATGAATTTGCTGACGATTTTGAAGACTTAATAAAAGAGGCAAGGAATATGACTGACGCAACAATAAATAATATGACAGATGAAACCTTAGAAAAAACTATTGAATTAAAGAACTTTAAACAAGCCGGAACAGAAGGAATTGCAAGTTGTAAAATAAGATCTATAATACTTCCACTTCTTGCAGACCATGTATTAAGAGAGGCTAATCACTATATAAGAATATTACAGGCATATAAAAATCAATAA
- the grpE gene encoding nucleotide exchange factor GrpE, giving the protein MENNKQEELQEEVNENASEEVEETIEEAIEEATEAKDSSEVDEKDKKVEELTDTLQRLQAEYANYRRRTQQEKETMGIFANEKILNELIPVMDNMERAMDACTDKEDSMYKGLDMVQKQLKATFEKFGLEEIDAEGQEFDPNLHLAVMQEPVEGIDANQVVMVLQKGYKLKTKVLRPAMVKVSC; this is encoded by the coding sequence TTGGAAAATAATAAACAAGAAGAATTACAAGAAGAAGTAAATGAAAATGCTTCAGAAGAGGTTGAGGAAACTATCGAAGAGGCAATAGAAGAAGCAACTGAAGCTAAAGATTCTTCAGAGGTTGATGAAAAGGATAAAAAAGTAGAAGAACTTACAGACACTCTTCAAAGGCTTCAAGCTGAATATGCAAACTATAGAAGAAGAACTCAACAAGAAAAAGAAACTATGGGTATATTCGCAAATGAAAAAATATTAAATGAGTTAATACCAGTTATGGATAATATGGAAAGAGCTATGGATGCTTGTACAGACAAAGAAGATAGTATGTATAAAGGATTAGACATGGTTCAAAAACAATTAAAAGCTACATTTGAAAAATTCGGACTAGAAGAAATAGATGCTGAAGGTCAAGAATTTGATCCAAACCTACACTTAGCAGTTATGCAAGAACCTGTTGAAGGAATCGATGCAAATCAAGTGGTTATGGTTTTACAGAAAGGGTATAAATTAAAAACAAAGGTACTAAGACCAGCAATGGTTAAGGTGTCTTGCTAA
- a CDS encoding cohesin domain-containing protein — MKKKFKLLFLLIIMALPMCINSSIYSFAENSKENVEFLDTSKPENVFESSHWVDGTTRWDKGNAFLSPSDKAVGWGAARDKIKDEYLGYDFQKGTKIDFYEIEAVHDRYNLDGGYMCKSWEFQGYTDGKWETIHTVTDAPNWTSTTETRRYPVECKKEYSKFRILFKDIYSSGSLVIGRLRFGKNSNNSKTVLDIEPIKEKIKLNEEVTTDLTINNITQIAAEDVRIKYDTQKLKFIGFEEIDGIKLVKDIKNDKNGELRVILASKGESNIVNAKKILLKLKFKGINKGEAIVDVTKGRVSDGIEMEKDLTEEQCDQGKIIIEELKDVNGNGEFTLLDLAIDARNFKKDPKSKELSKFNTDIDINNAIDESDLLEIGKLMIDNPNYEPNK, encoded by the coding sequence ATGAAAAAGAAATTTAAGTTATTATTTTTGCTAATAATTATGGCTTTGCCTATGTGCATTAATTCAAGTATTTATAGCTTTGCAGAAAATTCAAAAGAAAATGTTGAGTTTTTAGATACATCAAAACCAGAAAATGTTTTTGAAAGTAGTCATTGGGTTGACGGTACTACTAGATGGGATAAAGGAAATGCATTCTTAAGTCCATCAGACAAAGCAGTCGGTTGGGGTGCTGCACGTGATAAAATAAAAGATGAATATCTTGGTTATGACTTTCAAAAAGGAACAAAAATTGATTTCTATGAAATCGAAGCAGTACATGATAGATATAATTTAGATGGTGGGTATATGTGTAAAAGCTGGGAGTTTCAAGGATATACTGATGGAAAATGGGAAACTATTCATACAGTTACTGATGCCCCAAACTGGACATCTACAACAGAAACCAGAAGATATCCAGTTGAATGCAAGAAAGAATATTCTAAGTTTAGGATTTTATTTAAAGATATTTACAGTTCAGGTTCACTTGTTATAGGAAGATTAAGATTTGGTAAAAATTCGAATAATTCTAAAACGGTATTAGATATAGAACCAATTAAAGAAAAAATCAAATTAAATGAAGAAGTAACTACTGATTTAACTATTAATAATATAACTCAAATAGCAGCCGAAGATGTCAGAATAAAATACGATACTCAAAAACTTAAATTTATAGGGTTTGAAGAAATCGATGGAATTAAATTAGTAAAAGATATAAAAAACGATAAAAACGGGGAATTAAGAGTCATATTAGCAAGTAAAGGTGAATCAAATATAGTTAATGCTAAAAAAATATTACTTAAATTAAAATTTAAAGGAATAAACAAAGGGGAAGCTATTGTAGATGTAACAAAAGGTAGAGTTTCTGATGGAATCGAGATGGAAAAAGATTTAACAGAAGAACAATGTGACCAAGGTAAAATAATAATAGAAGAATTAAAAGATGTAAATGGAAATGGTGAATTTACACTTTTGGATTTAGCTATTGACGCCAGGAATTTCAAAAAAGATCCTAAGTCTAAAGAGTTATCTAAATTCAATACAGATATAGATATAAATAATGCTATAGATGAATCCGATTTATTAGAAATAGGTAAATTAATGATAGATAATCCAAATTATGAGCCAAATAAATAG
- a CDS encoding DUF5058 family protein, translating into MDNLRSVFEADYLKMANHPFMWLAAGLAVTVVIVQSIVFFRKSVVAAKEMGIKDTQLKAAIKSSAISSIGPSIVILVGMISLLVSMGGPISWMRLSFIGSVNYELMAAGFGAEAMGAKLGAGMDPMVFACAIWVMVLGSLGWLIFTLLFTDKMDKVNHLLSSGNEKLVPIISACAMLGAFAYLASGNFITGEGSVTFTSPAAVATIIGCVVMMGLSKIAKDKNIQWIKEWALSISMFSGMIIGTVLINVI; encoded by the coding sequence GTGGATAATTTAAGAAGTGTATTTGAAGCAGATTATTTAAAAATGGCAAACCATCCATTTATGTGGTTGGCAGCAGGTCTTGCAGTAACAGTAGTTATAGTGCAATCTATAGTATTTTTTAGAAAGTCAGTAGTAGCTGCAAAAGAAATGGGAATAAAAGATACTCAACTAAAAGCAGCTATAAAAAGTAGTGCTATATCATCTATAGGGCCATCAATAGTTATATTAGTTGGTATGATATCTTTATTAGTTTCAATGGGTGGACCTATATCTTGGATGAGACTTTCATTTATAGGATCTGTAAACTATGAATTAATGGCAGCTGGATTTGGAGCAGAGGCTATGGGAGCAAAACTTGGAGCTGGAATGGATCCAATGGTGTTTGCTTGTGCTATATGGGTAATGGTTCTAGGTTCTTTAGGCTGGTTAATATTTACTTTATTATTTACAGATAAGATGGATAAAGTTAATCATTTATTATCAAGTGGGAATGAAAAATTAGTACCAATAATATCAGCTTGTGCGATGCTTGGAGCATTTGCTTACTTAGCATCAGGGAACTTTATAACAGGAGAAGGTTCGGTAACTTTCACATCACCAGCAGCAGTGGCTACTATAATAGGATGTGTTGTGATGATGGGATTATCTAAAATTGCAAAAGATAAAAATATACAATGGATAAAAGAATGGGCATTATCAATATCAATGTTCTCAGGAATGATAATAGGTACAGTATTAATAAATGTAATATAA
- the hrcA gene encoding heat-inducible transcriptional repressor HrcA, which yields MTELNERKLNILKAIVKDYIDTAEAVGSRTLSKKYELGISAATIRNEMADLEEMGYLIQPHTSSGRIPSEKGYKLYVDSLMKEYELNTVEKHLIEESINKNMNYMNNLIHETSKLISKLTNYTTIAVTKNVSNLQNIKHIQLVGLDEKSIVLIIVTEKGEIKNTTISTNTYIDQAKLNLISDKLTRKLAGKNICEIDEEFLNYIKYEIAENSLIIDKLVESLNFGIEKNETSISLSGATNIFNFPEFSDVVRAKTFLTMLEEKDNISNMLKSKGIQKENLNIIIGSDNQCEVAQDCSIITATYNIDKDVVGKISLIGPTRMDYAKVYSILNYMGLLLNKK from the coding sequence ATGACGGAGTTAAATGAAAGAAAATTAAATATCCTTAAAGCCATAGTTAAAGATTACATAGATACTGCAGAAGCTGTAGGTTCTAGAACTCTTTCTAAAAAGTATGAGCTTGGAATAAGCGCAGCAACTATTAGAAATGAAATGGCTGACTTAGAAGAAATGGGATATTTAATACAACCTCATACCTCCTCAGGAAGAATACCTTCAGAAAAAGGGTATAAGCTTTATGTTGATTCACTGATGAAAGAATATGAATTAAATACTGTTGAAAAGCATTTAATTGAAGAATCAATAAATAAGAATATGAATTATATGAATAATTTAATACATGAAACATCTAAGTTAATATCAAAGTTAACTAACTATACAACTATAGCTGTTACCAAAAATGTATCAAACCTTCAAAATATAAAACATATTCAATTGGTTGGATTAGATGAAAAAAGTATAGTTTTAATTATAGTTACTGAAAAAGGAGAAATTAAAAATACAACTATTTCTACTAATACATATATTGATCAGGCAAAGCTAAATTTAATATCTGATAAGCTTACAAGAAAGTTAGCAGGAAAAAATATTTGCGAGATTGATGAAGAGTTTTTAAATTATATTAAGTATGAAATTGCTGAAAACTCTTTAATAATTGATAAGCTTGTAGAATCATTAAACTTTGGCATTGAAAAAAATGAAACTTCAATATCATTAAGTGGAGCAACTAATATTTTTAATTTTCCTGAGTTTAGTGATGTCGTTAGAGCTAAAACATTTTTAACTATGTTAGAAGAGAAAGATAATATATCAAACATGTTAAAATCAAAAGGAATTCAAAAAGAAAACTTAAATATCATTATAGGTAGTGATAATCAATGCGAGGTAGCTCAAGATTGTAGTATTATAACTGCAACTTACAATATAGATAAAGATGTAGTAGGAAAGATTAGTTTAATAGGTCCAACTAGAATGGATTATGCGAAAGTATATTCAATACTTAACTATATGGGACTACTACTAAACAAAAAATAG
- a CDS encoding amidohydrolase — protein MNKKELKRLVLEEIDKNKDKIIEAGRSIYKTPELGYKEVKSTKIASEFLKSLGVEVVDNIAVTGCMTSLNKDKNGPKIAVMGELDSVVCPDHKDANEIGNIHCCGHNIQVAGMLGCAVGIIKSGVLKYLDGKIDFMAVPSEECIDLEFRKSLQEKNEIKYVGGKQELLYRGILDDVDMAMMFHALNFEENKNCVIKSYTNGFVSKHATFIGRASHAGIAPHEGINALNMASLATNNINAQRETFKDEDRVRISTVINHGGDIVNVVPSKVTIEAMVRAATVDAMIDANEKVNRSLHAAAMALGGEVIIEDTIGYLPLDSDDSMDFIFKKNYVELVGGSEESIVDVIKTAGSTDFGDISQIIPCIHPWIGGVSGSLHTKDYYISDEELAYIIPAKAMAMTILDLLGDDAKIAKDIVEKFKPTFTKESYLDFMHKNTNTYKYDYSK, from the coding sequence ATGAATAAAAAAGAACTTAAAAGATTGGTTTTAGAAGAAATAGATAAAAATAAAGATAAAATAATAGAAGCTGGAAGAAGTATTTATAAAACTCCAGAACTTGGATACAAGGAAGTAAAATCTACAAAAATAGCATCAGAATTTCTAAAGAGTTTAGGTGTTGAAGTTGTTGACAATATAGCAGTGACAGGATGTATGACATCTTTAAATAAAGATAAAAATGGGCCTAAAATTGCAGTAATGGGAGAACTTGATTCGGTAGTTTGTCCAGATCATAAAGATGCAAATGAAATAGGTAATATACATTGTTGTGGACATAATATACAAGTGGCTGGTATGTTAGGTTGTGCGGTAGGAATTATAAAATCAGGAGTATTAAAGTATTTAGATGGAAAGATAGATTTTATGGCAGTTCCATCTGAAGAATGTATAGATTTAGAATTTAGAAAAAGCTTGCAAGAAAAAAATGAAATAAAGTATGTTGGTGGGAAACAAGAATTATTATATAGAGGAATTCTTGATGACGTAGATATGGCAATGATGTTTCATGCATTAAATTTTGAAGAAAATAAAAATTGTGTAATAAAATCTTATACAAATGGATTTGTAAGTAAACATGCAACCTTCATAGGGAGAGCCTCTCATGCAGGAATAGCACCACATGAAGGAATAAATGCTTTAAATATGGCAAGTTTAGCTACAAATAACATAAATGCTCAAAGAGAAACCTTTAAAGATGAAGATAGAGTTAGAATAAGTACGGTTATAAATCATGGTGGAGATATAGTAAATGTAGTACCATCAAAGGTTACAATAGAAGCTATGGTAAGAGCAGCTACAGTAGATGCTATGATTGATGCAAACGAGAAGGTAAACAGATCTCTTCATGCAGCAGCAATGGCTTTAGGTGGAGAAGTTATAATAGAAGATACAATAGGGTACCTTCCACTAGATTCTGATGATAGCATGGATTTTATATTTAAGAAAAACTATGTTGAGTTAGTTGGAGGAAGCGAAGAGTCTATAGTCGATGTCATAAAAACCGCTGGTTCTACTGACTTTGGAGATATATCACAAATAATCCCTTGTATTCATCCGTGGATAGGTGGGGTAAGTGGAAGTTTACATACCAAGGATTATTATATAAGTGATGAAGAGTTAGCATATATAATACCTGCAAAAGCTATGGCTATGACTATATTAGATTTATTAGGAGATGATGCTAAAATTGCTAAAGATATAGTAGAAAAATTTAAGCCTACATTTACTAAAGAAAGTTATCTAGATTTTATGCATAAAAACACAAATACTTATAAATATGATTATTCAAAGTAA
- the dnaK gene encoding molecular chaperone DnaK → MGKIIGIDLGTTNSCVAVLEGGEPQIIPNSEGMRTTPSVVAFTKDGERIVGEPAKRQAVTNADRTIISIKTHMGTDYKVNIDGKEYSPQEISAIILQKLKADAESYLGQTVTEAVITVPAYFTDAQRQATKDAGRIAGLDVKRIINEPTAAALAYGMDKLDQEKKILVFDLGGGTFDVSVLEIGDGTFEVLATAGNNRLGGDDFDQVIIDYLAEEFKKTEGVDLRNDKMALQRLKEAAEKAKKELSSTMSTNINLPFITATAEGPKHLNIDLSRAKFDELTANLVEKTMEPTRRALQDAGLSTSEIDDVLLVGGSTRIPAVQEAVKKFIGKEPHKGINPDECVAAGAAIQGGVLAGDVKDLLLLDVTPLSLGIETMGNVMTKIIDRNTTIPTKKSQVFSTAADNQTAVDIHVLQGERSMSYDNTTLGRFQLTDIPPAPRGIPQIEVTFDIDANGIVHVTAKDLGTGKEQKVTITSGTNLSEEEIQQKVKEAEMNAEADKQKKDKIEAVNQTEATIYQMEKTLKEAGDKVDPGAKSEVEAEIVKLKELKDRENVTAEELNKAMEELNNKFHKIAEQMYQQTQQEQAQGGAQEEAKQDDNVVDADFREVDDQK, encoded by the coding sequence ATGGGAAAAATAATAGGAATTGACTTAGGAACAACAAACTCTTGTGTTGCAGTTTTAGAAGGTGGAGAACCTCAAATAATACCAAACTCTGAAGGGATGAGAACTACTCCGTCAGTAGTTGCATTTACTAAAGATGGAGAAAGAATAGTTGGAGAACCTGCAAAAAGACAAGCAGTTACTAATGCAGATAGAACAATAATATCAATCAAAACTCATATGGGTACTGATTATAAAGTTAATATAGATGGAAAGGAATATAGTCCACAAGAAATATCAGCTATAATATTACAAAAATTAAAGGCTGATGCTGAAAGCTACTTAGGGCAAACAGTAACTGAAGCTGTTATAACAGTTCCAGCATACTTCACAGATGCACAAAGACAAGCTACTAAAGATGCAGGTAGAATAGCAGGACTTGATGTTAAGAGAATAATAAATGAGCCAACTGCTGCTGCATTAGCTTATGGTATGGATAAGTTAGATCAAGAAAAGAAAATATTAGTATTTGACTTAGGTGGAGGTACTTTTGACGTATCTGTTCTTGAAATAGGAGATGGAACATTCGAAGTTTTAGCTACTGCTGGTAACAACAGATTAGGTGGAGATGACTTTGACCAAGTTATAATAGATTACTTAGCTGAAGAATTCAAGAAAACTGAAGGTGTTGACTTAAGAAATGATAAGATGGCTCTTCAAAGATTAAAAGAAGCTGCTGAGAAAGCTAAAAAAGAATTATCATCAACAATGAGTACTAACATAAACTTACCTTTCATAACAGCTACTGCTGAAGGACCAAAACACCTTAACATAGATTTAAGTAGAGCAAAATTTGATGAATTAACTGCTAACTTAGTAGAAAAAACTATGGAACCAACTAGAAGAGCATTACAAGATGCTGGACTTTCAACTTCTGAGATAGATGATGTATTATTAGTTGGTGGTTCTACAAGAATACCAGCTGTTCAAGAAGCTGTTAAGAAATTCATAGGAAAAGAGCCTCATAAAGGTATAAACCCAGATGAATGTGTTGCTGCAGGTGCTGCTATACAAGGTGGGGTTTTAGCTGGAGATGTTAAAGATTTATTACTTCTTGATGTTACTCCATTATCATTAGGTATAGAAACTATGGGTAATGTAATGACTAAGATAATAGATAGAAACACTACTATACCAACTAAAAAATCACAAGTATTCTCAACTGCTGCAGATAACCAAACTGCTGTTGATATACATGTTCTTCAAGGTGAAAGAAGTATGTCTTACGACAACACTACTTTAGGTAGATTCCAATTAACTGATATACCACCAGCTCCAAGAGGAATACCTCAAATAGAAGTTACTTTCGATATAGATGCTAATGGTATAGTTCATGTTACAGCTAAAGACTTAGGAACTGGAAAAGAACAAAAAGTAACTATAACTTCAGGAACTAACTTAAGTGAAGAAGAAATACAACAAAAAGTTAAAGAAGCTGAAATGAATGCTGAAGCTGATAAACAAAAGAAAGATAAAATAGAAGCTGTTAACCAAACAGAAGCTACTATATATCAAATGGAAAAAACTTTAAAAGAAGCTGGAGATAAAGTAGATCCAGGTGCTAAATCTGAAGTTGAAGCTGAAATAGTTAAATTAAAAGAATTAAAAGATAGAGAAAATGTTACTGCTGAAGAGTTAAATAAAGCTATGGAAGAACTAAACAACAAATTCCACAAAATAGCTGAGCAAATGTATCAACAAACTCAACAAGAGCAAGCTCAAGGTGGAGCTCAAGAAGAAGCTAAACAAGATGACAATGTAGTAGATGCTGATTTTAGAGAAGTTGACGATCAAAAATAG